The Chloroflexi bacterium ADurb.Bin180 genome contains a region encoding:
- the msbA gene encoding Lipid A export ATP-binding/permease protein MsbA: MEGGCARCAGCGLACAGAANRGILANCYGIPARIRENSADTAGADPVSTDADEVLVIEGGRIVERGTHASLLEQKGVYYGLYQRQFRKDENGAVATAG, encoded by the coding sequence TTGGAGGGGGGTTGCGCGCGTTGCGCGGGTTGCGGGCTTGCATGCGCGGGGGCGGCTAACCGCGGCATTCTGGCGAATTGCTACGGTATACCAGCACGAATTCGTGAGAATTCAGCGGATACCGCCGGAGCAGATCCAGTCAGCACCGACGCCGACGAGGTGCTGGTGATTGAGGGGGGCAGGATCGTGGAGCGCGGCACGCACGCGTCGCTGCTGGAGCAAAAGGGCGTGTACTACGGGCTGTACCAGCGGCAGTTCCGCAAGGACGAGAACGGCGCAGTGGCGACCGCGGGGTAG
- a CDS encoding Nucleotidyltransferase domain protein has translation MFDRVLAAKREDVLRIAASYGASNVRVFGSTARGQARPDSDIDLLVDLEPGRSLLDLGGLLYDLQALLGCPVDVVTEGTLRERIRPSVLKDAVPL, from the coding sequence ATGTTTGACCGGGTGCTTGCCGCCAAACGTGAGGACGTGCTGCGCATCGCTGCGAGCTATGGTGCCAGCAATGTGCGGGTCTTTGGCTCAACGGCGCGCGGACAGGCCCGCCCCGATAGCGACATAGACTTGCTCGTCGACCTGGAGCCCGGGCGGAGTCTGCTGGACCTTGGCGGATTACTGTATGATCTGCAAGCGCTTCTCGGCTGCCCCGTCGATGTGGTCACCGAAGGCACGCTGCGCGAACGAATCCGCCCCAGCGTACTGAAGGATGCGGTGCCCCTGTGA
- a CDS encoding DNA repair protein RadA has translation MADETKPRTRRERKTQTEWSVKELLDAKVRPVNEVVEGLLAVGLTMLAGRPKIGKSWLALQIACAVGTGGRVFDRQVSKGKVLYLALEDSPRRLKLRAQIVRPRRDAPIRFITEWPALNWEAGGLGQLFERIKVVKPKLVVIDTLASALQRGPAGAKAAEGLEVIVELRKMAHDCGCAVVAVDHHRKDGDQDAINDILGATSKSAAIDTAWGLFRAGYGAKLSVRGRDVQDLEIRLRFDEVRGRAVKKKGMVVSEGPVVGGLWVVSEDGNKLAAARAEAEILDALLEMGGRATSGVLAEKLGKSRQAVEKVAWRMECENRLWRRPVAGQNWYEVRKPEKEAAQVGGVRGADKPVAQVGGVREADKPAAQRGISDVEKAVQLLLSQKGGLLR, from the coding sequence ATGGCTGACGAGACTAAGCCGCGGACAAGGCGCGAGCGGAAGACCCAGACGGAGTGGTCGGTGAAGGAGCTGCTGGACGCGAAGGTGCGGCCGGTGAATGAGGTCGTGGAGGGCCTGCTAGCGGTGGGACTGACGATGCTGGCGGGGCGGCCCAAGATCGGCAAGAGCTGGCTGGCGCTGCAGATCGCCTGCGCCGTGGGCACCGGGGGGCGCGTCTTTGACCGGCAGGTGAGCAAGGGCAAGGTGTTGTACCTGGCCCTGGAGGACAGTCCTCGCCGGCTGAAGCTGCGGGCCCAGATCGTTCGGCCGAGGAGGGACGCGCCGATTCGGTTCATCACGGAGTGGCCGGCGCTGAACTGGGAGGCGGGAGGCCTTGGTCAACTGTTCGAGAGGATAAAGGTGGTAAAGCCCAAGCTGGTGGTGATCGACACGCTGGCGAGCGCGCTGCAGCGCGGACCGGCGGGGGCGAAAGCGGCGGAGGGGCTGGAGGTGATCGTAGAGCTGCGGAAGATGGCGCACGACTGCGGCTGCGCCGTGGTGGCGGTGGATCACCACCGGAAGGATGGCGACCAGGACGCAATCAACGACATTCTGGGGGCGACGAGCAAGTCGGCGGCGATCGACACGGCGTGGGGGCTGTTCCGGGCGGGATACGGGGCGAAGCTGAGCGTCAGGGGCAGGGATGTGCAGGACCTTGAGATCAGGCTGCGGTTCGACGAGGTGCGCGGACGGGCAGTGAAGAAGAAGGGGATGGTGGTGAGCGAGGGCCCGGTGGTCGGGGGGCTGTGGGTGGTGAGTGAGGATGGGAACAAGCTGGCAGCGGCGCGGGCCGAGGCGGAGATCCTGGATGCGCTGCTGGAGATGGGCGGCAGGGCGACGTCGGGGGTGCTGGCGGAGAAGCTGGGCAAGTCAAGGCAGGCGGTGGAGAAGGTGGCGTGGAGGATGGAGTGCGAGAATCGCCTGTGGCGCAGGCCCGTGGCAGGACAGAATTGGTACGAGGTGCGGAAGCCGGAGAAAGAGGCCGCGCAGGTGGGCGGCGTGCGTGGGGCAGACAAACCGGTCGCGCAGGTGGGCGGCGTGCGTGAGGCAGACAAACCGGCCGCACAGAGGGGCATCAGCGATGTCGAGAAGGCGGTTCAGCTTCTGCTGTCGCAGAAGGGTGGGTTGCTACGTTGA
- the rapA_1 gene encoding RNA polymerase-associated protein RapA has translation MGSNASEGLGLRQHTWPDRLRAPDPELLNQLYVPALRCAVSYDRCCGYFSSHVLSVAARGFGGFIENLQRLGDQAPKPAVRLLVNEHLDPDDLRALLTTGDQEPLVRRLLAQFKTPQSALEKNRLAMLAWLVAKGWLEVRVGVMRRFGGMSHAKFGVITDEYGQRVAFMGSDNESGSALVENYEEVELRTSWNDSSFTDYYRSRFEELWQDRDEYVTSLPLPDAVRLELVKLAPTEPPGEVTLDLPSARAAMLWNWLAVAPYLPDGQLACDATAPVDLWPHQGPVVDDCAAAFPAGRMLCDEVGMGKTIEAILALRRLLTGGGVQRALLLVPAGLLKQWQDELREKGGLIVPICDGGKLMWPDGRAAPTDPATALAHEPVLLLSREWARLSGNREAVLSAPPWDLVLLDEAHAARRRSDIEGEFNSGTLLLELLRDLQLKRRTRGILLLSATPMQTRPWEPWDLLSVLGIGGRWMVEFDEVRGYYGALAKLRTKALPLSEAERVARLILSDRDFPAGPGGIVARSVSQTAQNLAFHTMGPQRAGIAEWLRHGAPLGRRMHRNTRRTLHGYYQMGLLPQPPARRDVHDVLFDYEDQAERDSYVAITSYIDRRFDELEREKGGKGFVMTVYRRRAASCPLALRRSLERRRQLCEKVMRREWWEAWLKPEGEQMDARDLADAGMDERIDPAAPSTPQAAEQEAYEIDHLLQRLDALGSTDSKLMRFSRLLDEVAAGGRSVLVFSEYQDTMEYLRDRLRPVYGQTLGCFSGSGGQVLEGGQWHQVSRAEVTERLSDGRIRILICTDAASEGLNLQAASALINYDLPWNPSKVEQRIGRIDRIGQQAPVLPIRNLFLDDSVDLRVYELLRERCGLFEHYVGPMQPVLAAARGVLQRPLSSSEMDGLLASLKDLAGRLQADEMVMAAYADASAKRQERPTPPVSRPDLEQALEELAKLEGPVRASRRRKGGAWHLHGIRRAADVTTEREALERDPSLLPLTLGSQAIQDLAGRLPVGSRLPLVLAQAQNGAFRCAEARWLGERGIVTVKSAAELRELLARWAGQSASPALVVIASQEAQRAARERVDALAEATQRTEQDGLRAQVEAARNRLLRELGRTLRCMSDGNLTELLRQAVQREGTKNGRYHQAVRLLGDYPEWPADETRDIDLYVASLSAASLRARVAGSEVDAALADPRWAAAETLANECARGQQ, from the coding sequence ATGGGCAGCAATGCGAGCGAGGGACTGGGGCTGCGCCAGCACACTTGGCCTGACCGGCTGCGAGCTCCCGACCCCGAGCTGCTGAACCAGTTGTACGTTCCGGCCCTCCGCTGCGCCGTGAGCTATGACCGCTGTTGTGGCTACTTTTCCAGCCACGTCCTCAGCGTGGCGGCGCGCGGCTTTGGTGGCTTTATCGAGAATCTGCAACGGCTGGGCGACCAGGCGCCCAAGCCGGCGGTGCGGCTGCTAGTGAACGAGCATCTCGACCCGGACGACCTGCGAGCGCTGCTGACCACTGGCGACCAGGAGCCACTGGTGCGCCGCCTCCTGGCACAGTTCAAAACCCCCCAATCGGCCCTGGAAAAGAACCGCCTGGCCATGCTGGCGTGGCTGGTGGCCAAGGGCTGGCTGGAAGTGCGCGTAGGCGTCATGCGGCGTTTTGGGGGCATGAGCCATGCCAAGTTCGGCGTGATCACCGACGAATACGGCCAGCGTGTGGCCTTTATGGGCAGCGACAACGAGAGCGGCTCGGCGCTGGTCGAGAACTATGAGGAAGTGGAGCTGCGCACTTCGTGGAACGATAGCAGCTTCACCGATTATTACCGGTCTCGTTTCGAGGAACTGTGGCAGGACCGCGACGAGTACGTCACCTCCTTGCCCTTGCCCGATGCCGTGCGACTCGAGCTGGTCAAGCTAGCCCCCACTGAGCCCCCCGGGGAGGTCACTCTCGACCTACCAAGCGCCAGAGCAGCGATGCTGTGGAACTGGCTGGCGGTGGCCCCCTACCTACCGGACGGGCAACTGGCCTGCGACGCTACGGCGCCCGTCGACCTCTGGCCGCATCAGGGACCGGTGGTCGACGACTGTGCCGCGGCCTTCCCGGCAGGCCGAATGTTGTGCGATGAAGTGGGCATGGGCAAGACGATCGAAGCCATTCTGGCCCTCAGGCGACTATTGACCGGCGGCGGCGTACAGAGGGCGCTGTTGCTGGTGCCAGCCGGCTTGCTCAAGCAGTGGCAAGACGAGCTACGAGAGAAGGGTGGGCTGATCGTGCCCATCTGCGACGGCGGCAAGCTGATGTGGCCAGACGGACGAGCAGCACCAACCGACCCAGCGACGGCCCTGGCCCATGAGCCAGTGCTACTGCTGAGCCGTGAGTGGGCCCGCCTTTCGGGCAACCGCGAGGCCGTGCTAAGCGCACCGCCGTGGGACCTGGTCCTGCTAGACGAGGCCCACGCGGCACGGCGGCGGTCAGACATAGAAGGCGAGTTCAACTCGGGGACCCTCTTGCTCGAGCTGTTGCGGGACTTGCAGCTCAAGCGCCGCACGCGCGGCATCCTGCTGCTCAGCGCCACTCCGATGCAAACCAGGCCGTGGGAGCCCTGGGACTTGCTGTCCGTCCTGGGCATCGGCGGCCGTTGGATGGTCGAGTTCGACGAGGTACGCGGCTACTATGGCGCACTGGCCAAGCTGCGCACCAAGGCGCTACCCCTGTCAGAGGCAGAACGGGTGGCACGGCTCATTCTTTCCGACCGGGATTTTCCGGCTGGCCCGGGCGGGATTGTGGCCAGAAGCGTGTCTCAGACAGCGCAGAACCTGGCCTTTCACACCATGGGCCCCCAGCGCGCGGGCATCGCTGAATGGTTGCGGCACGGCGCGCCGCTAGGCCGGCGAATGCATCGCAACACCCGCCGCACCCTGCACGGGTATTATCAGATGGGCTTGCTGCCGCAGCCGCCTGCCAGGCGGGACGTACACGACGTACTATTTGATTATGAGGACCAGGCGGAGCGAGACTCGTACGTGGCCATCACTAGCTACATCGACCGCCGCTTTGACGAGCTCGAGAGAGAAAAGGGCGGCAAAGGTTTCGTGATGACGGTGTACCGGCGGCGAGCCGCGAGTTGTCCGCTGGCCCTGCGTCGCAGCTTGGAGCGACGCCGGCAACTGTGCGAAAAGGTCATGCGGCGGGAATGGTGGGAGGCCTGGCTGAAACCCGAAGGGGAGCAGATGGACGCACGCGACCTGGCCGATGCCGGTATGGACGAGCGCATCGATCCGGCCGCTCCATCGACGCCGCAGGCCGCCGAGCAGGAGGCGTACGAAATCGACCATCTGTTGCAGCGGCTGGATGCGCTGGGCAGTACCGACAGCAAGCTCATGCGGTTCTCCAGGCTGCTGGATGAGGTCGCGGCAGGTGGCAGGTCGGTGCTGGTGTTCAGCGAGTACCAGGATACGATGGAATACCTGCGGGACCGGCTGCGGCCGGTCTATGGGCAGACGTTGGGCTGCTTCAGCGGCAGCGGTGGTCAGGTGCTGGAGGGCGGTCAATGGCACCAGGTCAGCCGCGCTGAGGTGACCGAACGGCTCAGCGATGGTCGGATCAGGATTCTGATCTGCACCGATGCCGCGAGCGAGGGATTGAACCTCCAGGCGGCGAGCGCGCTGATCAACTATGACCTTCCCTGGAACCCGAGCAAGGTGGAGCAGCGCATCGGCCGCATTGACCGCATCGGCCAGCAGGCGCCCGTGCTGCCCATCCGTAACCTGTTCCTCGACGACAGCGTTGACCTGCGCGTGTACGAATTGCTGCGCGAGCGCTGCGGCCTGTTTGAGCACTATGTGGGACCGATGCAGCCGGTGCTGGCAGCGGCGCGTGGGGTACTGCAGAGACCCCTATCCAGCTCGGAGATGGACGGGTTGCTGGCGTCCCTGAAGGACCTGGCTGGCCGACTGCAAGCCGACGAGATGGTCATGGCGGCGTACGCCGATGCCTCGGCCAAGAGGCAGGAGCGCCCCACTCCGCCCGTCAGCAGGCCGGATCTGGAGCAGGCCCTCGAGGAGCTGGCCAAGCTCGAGGGACCGGTGCGCGCCTCTCGGCGCCGCAAGGGCGGTGCGTGGCATCTACACGGCATTCGCAGAGCAGCGGACGTGACCACGGAACGTGAGGCGCTGGAGCGTGACCCAAGCCTGCTGCCACTCACCCTCGGCAGTCAAGCGATTCAAGACCTGGCTGGTCGCCTTCCGGTGGGCAGCCGGCTACCGCTGGTTCTGGCCCAGGCCCAGAATGGGGCCTTTCGCTGTGCCGAGGCCCGCTGGCTGGGAGAGAGAGGCATCGTGACGGTCAAGTCGGCTGCTGAGCTGCGCGAGCTACTGGCGCGTTGGGCAGGTCAGAGCGCATCGCCGGCCCTGGTCGTTATCGCCAGCCAAGAGGCGCAGCGGGCAGCCCGGGAGCGCGTGGATGCACTGGCCGAGGCAACGCAAAGGACTGAGCAAGACGGCTTGCGCGCGCAGGTCGAGGCGGCCCGCAATCGGCTGCTGCGAGAGCTGGGGCGCACTCTGCGCTGCATGAGCGACGGGAACCTCACCGAGCTGCTGCGGCAGGCCGTCCAGCGCGAGGGGACAAAGAACGGACGCTACCACCAGGCGGTGCGGCTGCTGGGAGACTACCCGGAATGGCCAGCCGACGAGACGAGGGATATAGACCTCTATGTGGCGTCGCTCAGCGCAGCTTCGCTTCGCGCCAGAGTGGCTGGCTCAGAGGTGGACGCAGCTCTCGCCGACCCGCGATGGGCGGCCGCCGAGACGCTTGCCAACGAGTGCGCTCGCGGGCAGCAATGA
- the recD2 gene encoding ATP-dependent RecD-like DNA helicase, with protein sequence MLSDGARQLPLRHLSIRVPWHDTDWTGKVCQKPKDNLSCLILGRIRDTRDDDAECALAGRRWTEIPPNQLPACLSERGNFMCPQESTRTLNHPYVERSQAHAHFGPTPYRHPAYSAACIPFNWMLKENAPARTAELELGFAPELEQKATELMGFTTAWLQSKHNQLLMLDTFFSAIQPNQSLCFFYAKRTPLVEDTRRVLVGVGRVTAVANAVEYCYQQPGALQSMIWDRAVQHSIRPAGTEGFLLPYHEVLAYLGSHPEEDPTPYVAFVPDDQFWSFSFTSEHVTNDGAIAALLACDKALQNIASIVPGNWDQARDWIDKRLSELWRMRGPCPGLGSALTAFGIEKGTLLAYELERIMAAHGGDPWPVVDKLLREPRTFQEALRKHVTATTSRKWIALPAERRALLQLLSRFELLPEQATRYYVHEDGSRQELRIDCNDSDLLKNPYELYERDRVAPAAIALGTVDRGVFPDPSLREKYALPAPSRVDDPTDARRVRAFIVQELELAALEGHTLQTRSQVVRRVRAQQVQPELPLDEDMMNVLETDLAPSVTIVRLADGTSAYQLKEQREFGEVIRNAVQRRVRGRRHEAQIDWRERLDRELTGPVGDETEESARQEKTAALQELFASRLSVLAGAAGTGKTTVVRVLCKAPEVQAGGVLVLAPTGKARVKINIPGAQTIAQFLLDKDRYYGPTGTYRLSTAPKVDIARTVIIDECSMLTEAMLAAVLDALDRVDRLVLVGDPRQLPPIGAGRPFLDIVRALTPENAHALFPLVVPGLAELTVVRRQQATGTAETDRFLDLELAKWFSGRPLEPGDDEVWSQVTDADLSPRLRLVRWDNSDELQEKLLQVLVEELRLQDATDAAAFEQTLGGAPYAGRNYFWPTTGSREGAATRAEAWQILSPVRNLPHGVDALNRTIQTRFRGQTARDAHLLNAQRRIPKPIGPQGILYGDKVINLVNHRHRDVYPKQDALAYVANGEVGIVVGQFKGRNWPFRDPPWKLQVEFASQLGFSYGFGGKDFGEEGDPPLELAYALTIHKAQGSEFGLTIVVLPNPCRLLSRELLYTALTRQHDRLVILHQGDFHELRAFSDDYHSDAAARLTNLLHAPNLVRLPSREQATGKAQGPTERFLEQELIHSTLRGEPVRSKSEVIIANMLHARNIEYRYEQPLLGKSGAPRYPDFTIADDETGAVFYWEHLGKLREPTYRRKWERKLQWYASLGILPAAQGGGPNGTLLTSQDDERGGIDCAEIERLIELIQNG encoded by the coding sequence ATGCTTTCCGACGGAGCGAGACAGCTTCCCCTGCGGCACCTCTCCATTCGGGTGCCCTGGCACGACACCGACTGGACCGGCAAGGTCTGCCAGAAGCCAAAGGATAACCTATCCTGCCTGATCCTGGGGCGCATTCGTGACACGCGCGACGACGATGCGGAGTGCGCGCTTGCAGGCAGGCGCTGGACCGAGATCCCACCTAACCAGCTTCCTGCTTGTCTCAGCGAACGGGGCAACTTTATGTGCCCACAGGAAAGTACGCGAACACTCAATCACCCCTATGTTGAACGCAGCCAGGCTCATGCCCACTTTGGACCCACCCCCTACCGCCACCCAGCCTACTCAGCAGCCTGTATCCCCTTCAACTGGATGCTCAAAGAGAACGCACCAGCTCGTACAGCCGAACTGGAGCTAGGTTTTGCACCAGAGCTAGAGCAGAAGGCCACCGAGTTGATGGGTTTCACCACTGCGTGGCTGCAGAGCAAGCACAACCAACTGCTGATGCTCGATACCTTCTTCAGCGCGATCCAGCCGAACCAGTCGCTCTGCTTCTTCTATGCCAAGCGTACTCCTCTCGTGGAGGACACTCGCCGTGTGCTGGTGGGCGTGGGGCGTGTGACTGCCGTCGCCAACGCCGTAGAGTACTGCTACCAGCAGCCTGGTGCTCTGCAATCGATGATCTGGGACCGAGCCGTGCAGCATTCGATCCGCCCTGCCGGCACTGAAGGGTTCCTCTTGCCATACCACGAGGTGCTCGCCTATCTCGGATCGCACCCGGAGGAGGATCCAACTCCCTATGTGGCCTTTGTTCCGGATGACCAATTCTGGTCCTTCAGCTTTACCTCAGAGCACGTGACCAACGACGGAGCCATCGCCGCGCTCCTGGCCTGCGACAAAGCTCTGCAGAACATCGCCAGCATCGTGCCTGGCAATTGGGACCAGGCACGGGACTGGATCGACAAGCGATTGAGCGAGCTGTGGCGGATGCGCGGACCCTGTCCCGGCCTCGGGTCCGCCCTCACTGCATTTGGCATTGAGAAGGGCACTCTGCTGGCCTATGAATTGGAGAGGATAATGGCCGCGCACGGCGGGGATCCTTGGCCGGTGGTAGACAAGTTGCTGCGTGAACCGCGAACGTTCCAGGAGGCTCTCCGCAAACACGTCACTGCCACCACCAGCAGGAAGTGGATCGCCCTGCCCGCTGAACGCCGCGCGCTGCTGCAACTGCTGAGTCGCTTTGAGCTGCTCCCAGAACAGGCCACCCGCTATTATGTCCACGAAGATGGCTCGCGCCAGGAGCTGCGAATCGACTGCAATGACTCCGACCTGCTCAAGAACCCATACGAGCTCTACGAGCGTGACCGCGTGGCCCCGGCGGCGATTGCCCTGGGTACTGTGGACAGGGGTGTCTTTCCGGACCCAAGTCTGCGCGAGAAGTACGCCCTGCCGGCGCCGTCGCGCGTGGACGATCCAACTGACGCACGACGAGTGCGCGCTTTCATCGTTCAAGAGCTAGAGCTCGCCGCCTTGGAGGGTCACACCCTGCAAACTCGCTCGCAAGTCGTGAGGCGCGTTCGCGCCCAGCAGGTGCAGCCAGAGCTGCCACTCGATGAAGACATGATGAACGTGCTCGAGACGGATCTGGCACCCTCCGTCACCATTGTCCGACTGGCCGACGGCACGTCAGCCTACCAACTCAAAGAGCAGCGCGAGTTCGGCGAGGTCATTCGCAATGCGGTGCAGAGGCGTGTCAGGGGCAGGAGACACGAAGCCCAGATTGACTGGCGCGAGAGGCTAGACCGAGAGCTAACGGGGCCCGTCGGCGACGAGACTGAAGAGTCTGCGCGCCAGGAGAAGACGGCTGCACTGCAGGAGCTGTTCGCCTCGCGCCTGAGCGTCCTTGCAGGCGCAGCCGGCACAGGCAAGACCACCGTGGTACGCGTTCTGTGCAAGGCGCCGGAGGTCCAGGCCGGAGGGGTGCTGGTGCTGGCCCCCACCGGCAAGGCGAGGGTCAAGATCAACATCCCTGGAGCGCAGACCATCGCCCAGTTCCTCCTCGATAAGGATCGCTACTACGGACCAACCGGAACTTACCGATTGTCCACCGCTCCCAAGGTCGATATCGCTCGCACGGTCATCATCGACGAGTGCTCCATGCTCACCGAAGCCATGCTGGCGGCCGTGCTGGACGCGCTCGACCGCGTTGATCGTCTGGTGCTGGTTGGCGATCCTCGGCAGTTGCCGCCCATTGGCGCTGGCCGCCCATTCTTGGACATCGTGCGGGCCCTCACGCCAGAGAACGCCCACGCACTGTTCCCCCTCGTGGTGCCTGGGCTAGCTGAGCTAACGGTAGTCCGCCGCCAGCAGGCTACCGGAACCGCGGAAACCGACCGGTTCCTGGACCTCGAGCTAGCCAAATGGTTCAGCGGGCGGCCTTTGGAGCCTGGCGATGACGAGGTCTGGTCTCAGGTGACCGACGCTGACCTCTCGCCGCGGCTGCGGCTCGTGCGCTGGGACAACTCGGACGAGCTACAGGAGAAGCTGCTGCAGGTGCTGGTTGAGGAGTTGCGACTCCAGGACGCGACAGACGCGGCCGCCTTCGAGCAAACGCTCGGAGGGGCACCCTACGCAGGCCGCAACTACTTCTGGCCCACTACCGGCAGTCGCGAAGGGGCCGCCACGAGGGCCGAGGCCTGGCAGATCTTGTCGCCGGTGCGCAATCTTCCCCACGGTGTGGACGCGCTGAACCGCACCATCCAGACACGGTTTCGCGGACAGACCGCAAGAGATGCGCACCTTCTCAACGCCCAGCGCCGCATTCCCAAGCCAATCGGTCCACAGGGCATCTTGTACGGGGACAAGGTGATCAACCTGGTCAACCACCGCCACCGTGACGTCTACCCAAAGCAGGACGCCTTGGCCTACGTGGCCAACGGCGAAGTGGGGATTGTGGTTGGCCAGTTCAAAGGCAGGAATTGGCCATTCAGGGACCCGCCCTGGAAACTGCAGGTAGAGTTCGCCTCGCAGCTCGGGTTCTCCTACGGCTTTGGTGGCAAGGATTTCGGCGAAGAGGGCGATCCGCCGTTGGAGCTCGCCTACGCCCTCACCATTCACAAAGCGCAGGGGTCCGAGTTCGGACTGACCATAGTCGTCCTACCCAATCCTTGTCGGCTGTTGTCGCGCGAGCTGCTCTACACCGCATTGACCCGCCAGCACGACCGCCTGGTCATTCTCCACCAGGGCGACTTTCACGAGTTGCGCGCCTTCTCCGACGACTATCACTCCGACGCCGCGGCGCGGCTGACCAATCTCCTACACGCCCCCAATCTAGTGCGCCTGCCATCCAGGGAGCAAGCGACAGGCAAGGCGCAGGGACCAACGGAGCGCTTCCTCGAGCAGGAGCTCATCCATAGCACCCTCCGCGGTGAACCGGTCCGCAGCAAGTCCGAGGTCATTATTGCCAACATGCTTCATGCGCGCAACATTGAGTATCGCTACGAGCAGCCCTTGCTCGGCAAGAGCGGCGCGCCGCGCTACCCGGACTTTACCATCGCCGATGACGAGACGGGTGCGGTGTTCTACTGGGAGCATCTGGGCAAGCTGCGAGAGCCTACTTATCGGCGCAAGTGGGAGCGCAAGCTGCAATGGTATGCCTCGCTGGGCATCCTTCCGGCCGCGCAGGGCGGAGGGCCCAATGGCACTTTGCTAACCAGCCAGGATGATGAGCGGGGAGGCATCGACTGCGCCGAAATCGAGCGGCTCATTGAGCTCATTCAGAATGGCTAA